The sequence cgccgagaagaccccctGAAGATGCTCAATCGGAGtagtgctttccttcttgcagcaagggttggagcgtaggctgtccccctccaccctcaaagtccatactgctgctatctccgcttaccacgaccacatagaaggcaaatctgttggtcagcacgacctgttcgtcaggttccttaggggggcgagacatttaaatcctcctcgtcccccctccataccctcttgggaacTCGCTCTGGTGCtaagagcacttcagattgctccctttgagcctttgcaatcggCAGACTTAAATATtatgtctatgaagactttgctgctggttgcattggcctccatcaagagggtaggggacctgcagtcattttcggttgACGAATcatgcctggagttcgggccgggtgatagccacatggtactaagaccccggcctggctatgtgcccaaggttcccaccactcccttcagggaccaggtggtgagcctgcaagcgctgccctcggaggaggcagacccagccctggctttactctgtccagttcgcgctttgtgactgtacatagacagaacccaaagcctcaggacctcagaccagctctttgtctgttatggaggccagaaggctgtctccaagcagaggatggcccactggatagtggatgccatcgccctggctaacaaagctcagggcgtgccctgcccgctcaggttgcatgctcactccacaagaggtgtcgcatcctcctgggcgctggctcgtggcgcctcgctgacagacatttgtagagctgcgggctgggcaacacctaacacgttcgctagatactatagcctttgtgtcgagccggtctcctcccgtgttctcgccacaggtcagaggcttggagaggccccggcttagtgtcggcttgctgcgctacatgcgcttccagagagtccctacaaggcagaccctgtcgagtcctccgatatccctttggcagccgacgtggcggagcgtctggcgccaggcctatactccgttgtatccttgagaaccgggtttaggctgggttccatatgtgtgagcctacggggatcccatatgattgattccacggttgctcctaaacgaagcccgtgtctttccctctgggagaacctacccttcatcgggttggagtcaccccagctgtAGCACAGCCCtgcagggttagtccatatgtacttctccacataactccttcggggaaggatgtggcttccgcagcgttcctttcccagcgaaagGGTACGTTTTCCCAGcattatccaatagtctcactgaatgggttttggggaacagcagtgatcgactctctctctgttagccctgtcccaccatcctcaggcaagggggttcaggtggcttacaacagagcgctggaagggggcagctcctgtggcgctttggtagggattcctattcgtcggtctgtccgacgtacgttgaacgtgaccgactgaatgggaacgtctcggttacaaaggtaaccctcgttctctgaaggagggaatggagacgtacgtcccatCGTCACAGttgctgtaccccgctgatgctgccgcctatccggtacggctcctcagcgaaaacctgaagatgcaacgcacctgctgctcattatatacccgcgctgcgaggcgagcagctgatgcatatgattgcatgccaatgtgcattggctcgttttagttacactcgaagtagattggcctctctagcgagattcctattcgtcagtctgtccgacgtacgtctccattccctccttcagggaacgagggttacctttgtaaccgagacgtttcctGCTCTCAGAGTAGAGAGGGAAACgatgaagaaaaataaaagtggAGCCAGAAACAAGCATGATTAAATAAACAGCTAAATGAGTGCTGCAGGTTTTTATGGCTTTGCTGTTGAGTGCTTTGTTTTTGCTGGTTATGCATACAGTAGCAATCTTGCCATATGTTATAAATACAGACAAAATTGAGAAGGTAAATAAAACCACAGTATAAATGATTCCATACACATTATTAACAACCACACCATCATCACAGGACAGTTTTAAAAGTGAGGCATTGTCACAGAAAGGGTTTTCAATTTTAGATCTGCAGTGAGACAGACGCACAGTGAGTCCTATCAGAATTGATACCATAAGTACTGACAGCCCCCAGGCTGATGCTGATAGTTTAATAACCATTTTGTTGGTCATTATTGCCATGTATCGCAATGGATTACATATAGCCACATATCTGTCAAAGGCCATAATTATAAGAACATAGTGACATGCTACTACAAAAATATGCACAAAATAGGCTTGAACTACATACTCCACATATGTGATATAGCGCTCTGAAGTTTCTTTTAAAATGTCCTGCAATAAGCGTGGCAAAATGACAGTGGTCCCTAATATATTGTTCAGTGGCAAGTTACAGAACAGGAAATGGATAGGATGATGAAGATTTTTCTCTGTTGAGATCAGAATTACAAGTGCAATATTGGAAACCATTATAAAGACATAAACCAAAAGAAGCAGGATGAAAACAGCGTAGGTAGACTGAGGTGTAACTTGAAGTCCCTCCACAAGAAGAATGCTGTGTCTGAATGTAAGATTGTCCATTGCTTGTTCTACACAAACCCTGCAAACAGAGTAACAGCCAGACATCTCATGGAAATACTTTACACATAGCCTATATGACATTTTACAATGCTTGTTGTCAGTGGTGGACGAAGTACACATACCATGTACTTGAGTTAAAGTATAGATACCCAAGGTAAAAtattactcaagtaaaagtagaAGTGCTGCCTTTAAACATtcacttgagtaaaagtacaaaaGTATTTGCCTTcaaatgtacttaagtatccAAGTACAATGCTTTTTTTTATGGCTATAATGTCCTATTATCATTTTTGTCACAAGACTCTTGCTTAACTCAGTCTACATAAAGACTCTAATGTCACTCTTGGCACTCCAATCTAttaataaaatgacattaattagtCAGACACTGATGTCTATAGTTTCAgtttaacatttatttgtaaCAGTTATCcaagtttttatttaaacttaaacTTGCAAAACACAGGTTAACATGAGTTTTCCTTTACTATATCATATCTGAATGTCtctgtgtataaatataaactGGCCATATCAGATTCACTGTAATAGGAACTAGTGTTTGTGATCAGAAGAAATGCACTTGCCAGTCACAACTGCATATAGTAGCGTATATAATACTATTTCAGTTATGAATTTCCCCACACAGTCAGGAACAATATTTAGTAATGCTTTTACATGTAATTGTCAGTATTTGTGTATTATTAACTCTATACTGCTTCACATGAAACCTGGTGAtacttggtaaaaaaaaaaaataaataaataaataaattaaatatatcaaCTAAGGTGACCTAAGCATAGTGTGAAAATCTCAAAACAAATTACATAACCTATCATCACAAGTGACATACTAAAATAACAAGCCTCAAATGGCAATGAACAATAGTTGTGGCAGTAAACATTATTAATCAGCATTCCATTAAGTGTACTTTTGGTGAGCATGCTAGTACATTATGGCACTGAAGATCTAACTAAAGTGGCAATATCTTTTATTCAGCTTGAGAAGGAGCTGATTCTCAAAGTTGTGTGAGTCCATTCTTGCCCTCCTGGGACTGAAAATAAGCCCTGCTGTGCTGAAAAGACGTTCACAAGCTGCAGAGGCAGGTAAAGCAGTATTGAGCTTCAAAGACAACTTACAGACTGATGAAGGACTTGAGAATGTCTTTGTCATCAGCTTTGCAGGCAAGGTAGCCATCTAACTGCTTGATACCTTCCTGACCATGAGTAGGCTTCATGCTCGCAAAGAAGTCCTCTTCCTCAGAGCCACTGGAACCATCAGCTGGCGGATGATTCAAAGTCTCTTCCTCCAGATGGTCCTTGATGTAGTCCAGCCCTGAAATGGACATTCGCATAGATGCTAAgaatcaaaactttaatatattcACACATTTCTCCAGATTAAAAtgtcaaaagaacagtatttaaacAAACCTAAACAAATTGAGAATGTCAAGATAAAATTTTAGTTggatatcttaaaaaaaaaacatttggctCAGTTTCTCAGAATCTTTAACTAatgacacttttaaaaataaaaataaaataatcttacCTAGTTTGACAATGCTTTCATCCGATGTCCAGGATGTTTTAAATTTCGGGACAAGTATTGCAGCCGCAATAAACTCTGGCTCTACCAGCATGTTTCCAAACCGCTGCTGCAGGCCTTCTTGTAGGGCACCAACCAGAGGTTTGCAGTACCTGGAGGTAATGCCAATTCGGTCAAGTTTCGAGATGAGGAGGGTCAGAGTAGGCAGAAGCCATCCCATCTGAACATCGATTTCAGCCTGAAGAATGTTGAGGGCTTTGGCAATGGGGCTCATGGTCCTGGCATACTCCTCCAGAAAGGCAATTTCAACTGGACTCAGCCTATCACACAttgaaacaacaacaattaaTAATTTCATGTCATTACAattttaagtgtgtgtgtgtgtgtgtgtgtgtgtgtgtgtgtgtgtgtgtgtgtgtgtgtgtgtgtgtgtgtgtgtgtgtcattttaCAAACAGTGGAATTACTAGGCCCTCAAGAGTCATAAATTCTTGTACTTCTCCCAGTATCTACTCCTATCCAATCCTTACTGAGCATGGAGTAGTCAAACAACTATTCAAAGTAAtgagttaaaaaacaaaaaaaacatggtgtTTACCATTATCTTTActggaacatgaatttaaagaaatggaagaaaaaaaaaacaaacaaaaaaaaaacagcacttaCATTGGCAACTTGAATGAAGTGCAGACGGTTCTGATAGCCCCCTCTCCCTGATCTTTAATTATACGAAGAATTCTCTCAATGGCGAGAAATAAGGAATTCCACCTTGTTGCGTTGGGGCGGATCAGCTGAATTTTGCAAGTGTCTTCTATAAtttctgcagcagcagcagatctGCCACACTTATTCCATAGTGCATGACACTTAGCGAATGCTGATCGGGACAGCTTCTTGTAGGCTTCATTTGAACAGGCTTTTGCTGCATCCACTGTGGAAACCAAGTTTAATAAATGGCAGGCACATCGATGATGTTTCGGAAGTTGGAATTGTAAGCCATCATCTTCATCTAAAACAGCTGTGACCTCTACAAAGTCCACCTCAACACCATCCACATCCACGTCCACATCATCACCACACATCTCGTCACTGATCTCATCATCTTCAGCCTCACCTGAAGCAGAGTTATTGTTCTCATCTTGCTGTCCATATATACGAAATGCCTTTAAAAAATTTGACCCATTGTCCGTAGTAGTTCGAACAACCTTATTCTGTATGCCGAATTCAGAATGTATGTCATTTAGTGTGCAAGCCAAAACATCAAAAGTGTGCGAACCTTTGAGCTGCCTGCATGCTAGTGCTACTGAGCACCTCTCCAGACTGTTAGGATCAACCCAGTGGCCAGTGACACCGATGAAACCTCTTCTCCTTGAACTCCAACAATCTGTTGTCGTTGCTATGAAATCGATCCCTGACATTgctttttttagatttttcttCATTTCAAGTACTGCCTCATCCATCTTACGTCGCAGAGTGGTCCTTGACATGAGAGAGGCGTTAGGCTGAAGTTCATGCAAGAAAGCTTGAAATGATGGCTGGTCCACCACACTAAAGGGTTGTAGACTCTGGATCACAAAATTCAACACTGCATGATCAACATTCTTCTGTGTGACTAGCTTGGTTTCTCTCAACTTCAACTGTCTGGAGGTTGAAGGAGCCTCCTCGCTCTCCATTATTCTTTTCCTTGGCGCTGTTAGGGCAATATATCTCTGCATGTGGCTACCATGTTTTCTCTGCAAAAAGGAAACATTCAAAACATTAAGTTAAACCAGAGATCAGTCTCCTCtctttgattaaataaaataagcatttCATGTGCTTTTAGCATGTCATAGATGTATGCTACAGTGTACATTATTTTCAGAATAGGCTTAGTTAGATCACAGTCTTTGGAAGCTGAACTTTTGAAAATAACAATCACTGTTAAAAAGGAGCACTCCACCAGTCAACTGTTTTAGCATCATACATGCACCAATGCTAAATTTTCGTATAATGTAATCATTATGTTCCAACTTGTAATAAttactttaaattaaaataagatgTTAGCTAGTAACAGCATGATTTTTATTATCTTAGAACTGTAAATTTCTGACATAGATAACTTGGACACAGtcacctctgataacagatcactttaaattgtaatgtagaCATACTTTCTGTAAAGGTACTTTGAAactatatgtattgtgaaaaatgCTAAATGGAATCGAATACGCTGCATGTAAAACTATTCAAAATAGAATTTATATTCCAACATAACATGTTAACATCGAATTTCACAATATCAGAGCCCTCAGCTTGAAAAGTTTCAAAAACAAATACTATGAAATATGATGAAACAGCTAACTTAGCTGACGACGTGTACAATGTCCATGGTGACGCTACATAGtctatattttaacatacaCAATAAAACAGTTTTCTGCAAGCTATTGTTAGATTtctcgttaaaaaaaaaaaaaaatgtgaaatgaaaATGGCTTACCTCTACGTGTTTCCTTAGATTGGAAGGAGAATTCTTGTATGACGAAATTGTACAGGGCCGAGGCAGGCAGAGAAGGCACTTAAAAATGAAGGACTCGTTCTTCTTTTCAATAATTTCAAAAAAAGTGCGTAAATAAGGCCATGGGTGTTGTGGCATGTTAGAGTCAGTAACGTTAGTTTCTTCCATCATTTATCAGGACTCAATGTTATGCCTGTTGCATTGACGTGATGTCATGTCACTCACGTTGAACCCTATATTCGCGCTGTTGCCAAGGAGACAACAGGGGCAAGTAAAACAAGTTCAAAACTAAACGCGTGCTGTGATTGGTGGCTCGTTTGACCAGTTAAGTTTTTATCCACTCATAAATAAAAAGGAACGACTGATTTTGAAAATGTAGTAGAGTAAAAAGTAAGATATTTGACTTTGAAATGTAGTGGAGTTAAAGTAAAAGTCTCCCCAAATTGAAATACTTCAGTAAAGTACAGATACGCAAAAAAgctacttaagtacagtaacgaATTACATTTACTTCGTTACTGTCCACCACTGCTTGTTGTCTGAACAAATTTCACAGTCCACACTATTTTACATGTGCTAATGAGGAAAATCAATCAGAATTTTTGCAAAATATGGAAACACTTTAATGTTTTGCATATAAATAGAAATGTCAATGGTCTTAGAAACATGTTGTATAGTTTTGAAATGCTTGGTAGTTACCTAGTATTAGTTGAATGTCTAATAAAGTGGCACATACTTACTGCAGATGTATTCTGTTATTACTAAGCTAGCTGATTTATTGCTTTAAAGATCTGATTCATATGTTGTTTGATAAAGTCACAGTCTTCACTGAAGAAGTTTTTCCCAGCTGTCACCTTTTAATATGTGGTTCAAAGGTGTTTCCATGATACTATCACCCCAGAAGGGAAAACTTATTCATGATCACAGCCACTGATAAAATTTTATGCATTGATTCCTAACCTTAAagattttgtttattatatttttaatttctgtttcaGAATGTAAGTCCTCTGTGACTAATTATATTCAATAGCTGCACAAGAAATGCACTgtataaaaagtatttgttaTACCAatcaaaaatgtgattaaatataaatgtttaaatcaaAAAGGaaaggatttatttatttattttatttgtattttttatttgttgtattAAAAAATTTtggttaattaaaataaattgatttttgacccttttattattattattattattattattatttatgccaGTCTGTTAACTACGAAGCCGAGGAAGTCACCttgaggaaagagagagagagagagagagaaaaaaaagcccCGTAAATCCATGGCCACAGTTTTGCAATCAGTCCCCTTAGTTTATAAACCTTACTGACAGATTCTTAAATTGTTCCTTTGGTTTAAGGGGGGACTGAAGGGGTGGATTCTAGAATCCACTGCCGCTccaatatatatcttttaagttatttatcaacatttaaatgtctgttaaattattagaatgacttcttcaatgtatgttaaaggatctattttcctctgcacctctcactgagagaaaagaacatgttatcagtatgttttggggaaagtttcctgctcagagcagagctcagatcaacttcagccttgaagaagctgtgaatcatgtgtatctgtgtatgtgcgctaagtgttttgtgcaggtccctttgtactggagaactggcattctgcttgagaccagcagacgccacatcatgaccccaaaaggacatccggTACCTAAATCTAGGGTCCCCCTCGTCATCACCGTGACAAAGGGAGATATGCTTCTTACTATCTGTCCACGTGTGGAAAATTTCTAATCTTGTCTAtttttagccaatcagaatcatccaacctaaagtaatgacgtagttagttgactctgttagagtataattgttgtggaaatgtgaatgtacgcagagcggcctacgaactctttgggagacttgaagctggcttctgctgatgaaactgcaaactattcttctaTTCTTCTTCTGCAAACTATTAAATTTTTCTtcgatttattatttttttaaagtttgactccgggtctttattcaacatatctggtcTTAAGGGTCTtaaactgtttatccccaacaatataaatatcagttccTAAATATATTCCTAAAACTTTTGTGCATTGGGCACTCCACGGCTTGCCAGCATCTGCCTCCCTAATGGGGGTTacaatagtaacctagacgttcttCAATCATTGTctcattataaatgtgtttctCACTCTACTTGTTAATCCTTAATTTGTCACTATGTAACCAAAATGTTTTTACCAAAATGACCCAAAATGATCCTGTGAGTGCTCATCCATTTCCGGAAATaggatttattattaataataataatcattattattagcCTAATAATCATTGGTGCAGATCCTGTGGGTTCCATTTCTGGACAAGGCCGAACACTCACTGAAAAACACTAGATACTCTCCATTGTAACCAGTCAAAAAGTCAATTAAGATTCGGGAACCTTTCTGATTAGTGGTTCCCCTCTCATAGGGCCCCAGCGGGTTATAATACACACAATTTTACTGTTATGTTCAACATTACAACATAATGATAATAACCTGGCAGAAAATATTGctttctgttattttttttacaagatgataaattgcattttaatttacaaaatgtaaataatgtgtttgtgtttggttGGTAATGCAttttctgtctgtgtgtctctcTTTGCGAGAGACACAAATAACTTTtgtgtaatgaattaataaagcGCAACATCGCACAGAGAAAAAAGACAGTAGCCTACTCTTGAAAATTAATACCATGTAGGCTataattaatgtatattaattCCATAATTGTATGGAATGTGGGCACCTACCAGTAGAAACATAATTTTGCGcatatcatcattattattattaccaattattattattattattttacaacattattattttactagCCTACATTATCATATAATTCTACTGTAAAAGCAGTAAATGTAACTGATAGGTGAGCCATAGTCGATCACTCAGCACAGACTTCTAAAATGAGGGACAGGCCACAAATCCATGAGTGAAGTTTATAAATCCATGTGAACGAATTGCACACAGAATATGAATTTGTGGGTATGGATTGAAAAACCAAAGGTATGGTTTACAAATCTGAATCCACGGATTGGAAATTCATGGGAATGGTTTGTTAAAGTCAGTTTTAAACTCAATTATGACTGCATAGGCTGACCAAAATCTtaatgaccaaaatcttaaccCTCTTCTTCAGCAGGGATCTTTTTCATTATTACTCACTGCACCAAAATtgtcaaacaaaaacacaaacggACAGATTTTCTTCCATAAcacttataaattatacaaatgttGTACTATAAGACATTATCAATTTCTTTAAAGCTGTTTTTGAAAcagtttcacttttttttttcatcataatAATTTTTAACTGCTTATAATTTTGTCACTCTATCCCATCAAATTGTTAGTCTGCAgatctaaaaatatattatcgTTACTGTCTCAGTCCCACTTATCTCTATTGTTTTGCAGAAAccaaattattgtttttctcaaatCCCTAGGTTGCACAAACAGCCTGATAGCTTCTTTCACCTTCAACCCTTATTACATAAATTGTATTTCTCTAGACATCTAATGTCATGCATCCATTTAatggataaaaaacaaaacaaaaaacaaaaacaaaagaaaaacaataatgaaTAAAACTTTTATCAATTATATTCACTCCTCCTTTGTTTGCCCACCGGCCTTCCATAAATTTGAGGGGTTTCTCTGGATAATTTACTAGTGACTTAGCCAATGTGTCACTTTGTCTCTGCTGTCAAATCTTATAACATTTAAGTTTATCATTTTGATCAAACAAAGAAGACAGTGTTTAAATTTAGACCCTCAGTTGAATTTAGacaagggtttttttttaacccatgAACGGCAATCTTTAATTCCATAATTccaatttatataaatgttcctAAAAATACTAATCCAgagaataattaaaatcaacATCATACATGACAAAAGTCATAATTACCATTAGCAGACAGAGCTGGATATCCAATCCACTTAAAGCTTGTCCCATGTTCTGTATCGTCTGTTCATAAGATTCAATCTGAAATATCGGCTTGTCAAAATTTGACATTTCACTTAACCCATCTGTAATGATAAAACACTCATTGACATGTACACACTGAGGACAGATTATTTTCCCAAACTAACACATACAAAACACAAAGTTCAGTCAGCCTCACACACACTAGACACATGAATATGAACCTGCTCATTGTCAaggtttgctttttgttttaattctaaaaacacatttaaacatatataataatttctgtaatacattttcatttaattttgcaACTTATAAAGCgttaaaatacatgtttaaattatatgttaATACTACTTTAGGAAACAgcaaatgtaaattatattattgaatTTGAATGATCATTTTGCTCCAAACATTGCACATatggaaaatgtaaattaaaatacagaaatgcattgtcattttacattttgctTTGCTATTTTGCATAATTCTTTTTAAATCGAATATTGCTAGACATGTGAATCAGGGTATCTTccgttcattcatgttttgatttgatattgaaatcagaaaaatgagaaaaacacttttttttgtttttcttttataaaatgaaaacagaaaaacaaaaaaaaaaatggcttgaTTTTTCCTTTTTCGTTCTGGGGTTGGAAACAAATAAGCAGTTTGAATatgctctggaacaaataatagatcaataagaccaaagactgcccgttctatgtactcaaattgaattatgtctcgtgtttaaccactataagagccagcggcaaatccccgaggcactggccgagatgaagctgttctcggcggttacagaagcactgaacggccgctgacgcactcgagatcgcatctccgaaaacgtcaaaactaattgtaaaataggcgctgttattaaatatgagtcacatatttcaggtctaaacaattacattctcgcctaaaaaactattaaaactacagttcgtggtacaagaagtagtatttgtaaaaattacggttgatttgatcggccgccatgacggtcacttcaagcagAGTGAAACAAACGGTGAAAAgacagtaggagtgctgttatcactgaaatattgcatggctatcagccaatcagattcgagaaccagacagaactgttgtataaatataaatatatatatatataatggtaACAGGACTGACCAGAGTAACAGGGATGAAGTTACACATTCTTCAGCATGTACTCTACatatttgtttacataatactgtaaagtttctttttaatttacattatattgtTTTGCATTCACTTTGCATAGCTTTATTACTGAAACATTACATTTCTAAGAGATCTAATGTTTTAAGGGTACTGTAGACCCATTagactcatccatccatctgttttGTCTGTGTCAGTGTGTCTCCTCACAGAACTTAAAATATGTATGATCTGGTTTAATTATTAGGCGAGGAAGATGATCAGATGGGTATTCTTGTGATCATCTGAAACCAGACCTCGAGATCTTGATGCTGAAATTTGGTTTCACACTCTTGAACACTGCAAGATTGTGGCGAAGATTTCACCTTACAGCTCTTGTTTGTAATTGCACATACAGTGATTCATTATTGaaaattatttgaaatggatgcattagtaattaaaaaaaaaaaaaaaaagtttattaagaCTAATCAGCTACCCCTAGTCATTAACAAAACCAACTGGCAGCATTAAAACCAAATAACCACAGCCAGCACATAACAGGAGTTGCAATAAggaaaaagggaaaaaagaaaagaaaaa comes from Chanodichthys erythropterus isolate Z2021 chromosome 22, ASM2448905v1, whole genome shotgun sequence and encodes:
- the LOC137012893 gene encoding olfactory receptor 8G17-like, translating into MDNLTFRHSILLVEGLQVTPQSTYAVFILLLLVYVFIMVSNIALVILISTEKNLHHPIHFLFCNLPLNNILGTTVILPRLLQDILKETSERYITYVEYVVQAYFVHIFVVACHYVLIIMAFDRYVAICNPLRYMAIMTNKMVIKLSASAWGLSVLMVSILIGLTVRLSHCRSKIENPFCDNASLLKLSCDDGVVVNNVYGIIYTVVLFTFSILSVFITYGKIATVCITSKNKALNSKAIKTCSTHLAVYLIMLVSGSTFIFLHRFPLYSESRKRLASIMFHIVPPGLNPLVYGLQTKEIRQKFAKFLCREEGTS